A genomic region of Gemmata massiliana contains the following coding sequences:
- a CDS encoding thiamine pyrophosphate-dependent dehydrogenase E1 component subunit alpha, giving the protein MPESNEGPPDIEDALLRRGTRTAAPSTIRSGRDVMSVEVALTVFRQMLRTRALEERSIKMSKSGEAYFWIGGPGEEAFNVCLGLQINKGRGPAHDYLHLHYRSAGVMLAMGMPMIEHTRQLAMRWTDRHSRGRNFVGHYSIPEWNVVPVTSVIEVQFAMAPGTALVQKRHGLKNPHENEGISVVVGGEAGTAEGDFETCLNWSTRPGMELPVLMLVTNNRYGISTDLDTVHTHRPIADRAVPYGVRHETIDGTDPIAAWHGIDRAMRYCRRERKPFLLEAMVSRLHGHSSSSGAQRNWNEIDPLNAFEQKLIDAGAIDINGVRAMKDEAKVEADAAVVATMKEAEPTREDVYAFTYAASEVDAVYPKDFTGLPGAK; this is encoded by the coding sequence ATGCCGGAATCAAACGAGGGCCCGCCCGATATTGAGGACGCACTGCTGCGGCGCGGCACCCGCACCGCAGCACCGTCCACAATCCGCTCGGGTCGCGACGTCATGTCGGTCGAGGTCGCGCTCACGGTCTTTCGCCAGATGCTCCGCACGCGCGCTCTTGAGGAGCGCAGCATCAAGATGTCCAAGTCCGGGGAGGCCTACTTCTGGATAGGCGGGCCGGGCGAAGAGGCTTTCAACGTCTGCCTCGGGCTTCAAATCAACAAGGGCCGGGGGCCCGCTCACGACTACCTGCACCTCCACTACCGCAGCGCCGGGGTCATGCTCGCGATGGGGATGCCCATGATCGAGCACACGCGGCAACTCGCGATGCGGTGGACCGACCGACACTCCCGCGGGCGCAACTTCGTCGGCCACTACAGCATCCCCGAGTGGAACGTCGTCCCGGTAACGAGTGTGATCGAGGTGCAGTTCGCGATGGCGCCCGGCACGGCGCTCGTTCAGAAGCGCCACGGTCTGAAGAACCCGCACGAGAACGAGGGAATCAGCGTCGTCGTGGGGGGCGAAGCGGGTACCGCGGAAGGTGACTTCGAGACTTGCCTCAACTGGAGCACGCGGCCCGGTATGGAACTGCCGGTGCTGATGCTGGTGACCAATAACCGGTACGGGATCTCGACCGACCTCGATACCGTTCACACGCACCGGCCGATCGCGGACCGGGCGGTCCCCTACGGGGTGCGCCACGAAACGATCGACGGCACCGACCCGATCGCGGCGTGGCACGGCATTGACCGCGCGATGCGGTATTGCCGGCGCGAGCGCAAGCCGTTCCTGCTCGAAGCAATGGTGAGCCGGTTGCACGGGCACTCGTCTTCGAGCGGCGCCCAGCGCAACTGGAACGAGATTGATCCGCTGAACGCATTCGAGCAGAAACTCATCGACGCGGGCGCGATCGACATTAATGGCGTTCGCGCGATGAAAGACGAGGCGAAGGTAGAAGCGGACGCGGCCGTCGTCGCGACGATGAAAGAGGCCGAGCCGACCCGCGAGGACGTGTACGCCTTCACCTACGCCGCGAGCGAGGTGGATGCGGTCTATCCCAAAGATTTCACCGGTCTTCCCGGAGCGAAGTAA
- a CDS encoding PVC-type heme-binding CxxCH protein: MRFPLSVASLFVLALPALAQPKPPDLPPHLMAPTDALTPADERKAFTVPAGFDVQLVASEPDIQKPMQMAFDAKGRMWVTTSYHYPFATQGKPTDKLFVLSDFDPKTGKAGKVQVFADDLNIPIGILPLPDCKSCIVSSVGEIRKYTDTDGDGKGDKMEVLFSGFGSRDTHGMYNSYTLMPDGWIYSCHGFANDSTVRGKDGHEVKMNSGNTFRFRPDGSRLEVWTRGQVNPFGIAVDPWFNLYTADCHSKPITQLVPGAYYESFGKPHDGLGFTPHVTAHPHKSTGLCGLVWYDANQFPAEYKGTMLLGDVVSNCISSDKIVWKGSTPVAIEQPDFLTSTDRWFRPVDIKLGTDGALYVADFYNKIIGHYEVDLKDPRRDKDRARIWRIVWTGKDKKAPAPKFHRADFTAATDTELVDDLFHPNLAVRFFAGHQLRRRAAEGNLKVGVPGDKLAKNPDLAASAIGWSAFIAEARPQALAAKDYELLSAIHKDAGVKPDQQTGHLIRALSSRPKWDKDERAILLEALKSSDSAHQTRAAVETVALHPHAEFVEPLVEVLRKCPVDDLLLRQAARIALRNCLRDDPKGWPTEYKAVYADMALAITNRDAAKYLLSQISTRKLSADRLPPAAEHVARYGGAEDEETLFKSLSSPPNADAVVAAFRGVQARGATLSADATKHLLEHSQNAIHASDFAGGLPPAGIIRAVWGLRVLNALPTVAERGANGPKLTPQSVTALASAVASSKVSDEIRIGAAEVLLRYAPAESINAVRKQLAEPSTPESVRAGFLIAFAASNVPGAQVEARDGMKSVPYRIAVQIALNLAGTKGGADVLLTAVKQGQAAQRLLQEKAVVERLKASGVPNWEKQVADLTKGLPPADQRLAELIKKRATGFASAKADKVEGAKLFAKHCAACHKIGDQGGKIAPQLDGIGVRGVERLLEDVLDPNRNVDQAFRARSITTSDDRTITALMLRVEGEVLVVADLEGKEKRIPLKEITLNRETLLSAMPANFSDVIPEVDFYHIIAYLLDQKAKDPPMK; the protein is encoded by the coding sequence ATGCGGTTCCCTCTCTCAGTGGCCTCGTTATTCGTACTCGCGCTGCCGGCTCTCGCGCAGCCAAAGCCTCCGGACCTGCCACCCCACCTGATGGCCCCCACCGACGCTCTCACACCCGCGGACGAGCGGAAGGCGTTCACCGTGCCCGCCGGGTTCGATGTGCAACTCGTTGCCAGTGAACCCGATATTCAGAAGCCGATGCAGATGGCCTTCGACGCGAAGGGCCGGATGTGGGTGACGACCTCGTACCACTACCCGTTCGCGACCCAGGGCAAGCCCACCGACAAGCTATTCGTCCTCTCTGATTTCGACCCGAAGACCGGCAAGGCCGGGAAGGTCCAGGTCTTCGCGGACGACCTGAACATTCCCATCGGGATCCTGCCGCTCCCGGACTGCAAGAGCTGTATCGTGTCGAGCGTCGGTGAGATCCGCAAGTACACGGACACCGACGGCGACGGTAAGGGCGACAAGATGGAGGTGCTGTTCAGCGGGTTCGGCTCCCGCGACACGCACGGGATGTACAACTCGTACACGCTCATGCCGGACGGGTGGATCTACTCTTGCCACGGATTCGCGAACGACAGCACGGTGCGAGGGAAGGACGGGCACGAGGTGAAAATGAACTCCGGGAACACGTTCCGGTTCCGACCGGACGGTTCGCGGCTCGAGGTCTGGACCCGCGGGCAAGTGAACCCGTTCGGGATCGCGGTCGACCCGTGGTTCAACCTCTACACGGCCGACTGCCACTCGAAGCCGATCACGCAACTCGTTCCGGGCGCGTACTACGAGAGTTTCGGCAAACCGCACGACGGGCTAGGGTTCACCCCGCACGTCACCGCGCACCCGCACAAGAGCACCGGGCTGTGCGGGCTGGTGTGGTACGATGCGAACCAGTTCCCGGCGGAGTACAAGGGCACCATGCTCCTCGGGGACGTGGTCAGCAACTGTATCAGCTCCGACAAGATCGTGTGGAAGGGATCGACCCCCGTCGCGATCGAGCAACCCGACTTCCTGACGAGTACGGACCGGTGGTTCCGTCCGGTGGACATCAAGCTCGGCACGGACGGCGCACTGTACGTGGCGGACTTTTACAACAAGATCATCGGTCACTACGAAGTGGATCTCAAAGACCCGCGCCGCGACAAGGACCGCGCGCGCATCTGGCGCATCGTGTGGACCGGTAAGGACAAGAAGGCGCCCGCGCCGAAGTTCCACCGTGCCGATTTCACGGCCGCGACGGATACGGAATTGGTGGACGACCTGTTCCACCCGAACCTGGCGGTGCGCTTCTTCGCGGGGCACCAGCTCCGGCGCCGCGCGGCCGAGGGGAATCTGAAGGTGGGCGTCCCCGGCGACAAACTGGCCAAGAACCCGGACCTCGCTGCGTCGGCGATCGGTTGGAGCGCGTTCATCGCCGAGGCACGCCCGCAAGCGCTGGCGGCAAAAGATTACGAATTGCTGTCGGCAATTCACAAGGACGCGGGGGTTAAACCCGATCAACAGACCGGGCACCTGATTCGCGCGCTTTCGAGCCGCCCGAAGTGGGACAAGGACGAGCGTGCGATCCTGCTCGAAGCTCTCAAATCGTCCGACTCGGCTCACCAAACGCGGGCCGCGGTCGAAACAGTGGCCCTGCACCCGCACGCGGAGTTCGTGGAGCCGCTCGTCGAGGTGCTGCGGAAGTGCCCGGTGGACGATCTGCTGTTAAGGCAGGCGGCCCGGATCGCGCTGCGGAACTGCCTCCGCGACGACCCGAAGGGGTGGCCGACAGAGTACAAGGCCGTTTACGCGGACATGGCCCTCGCGATCACCAACCGCGACGCGGCCAAGTATCTCCTGTCTCAGATCAGCACGCGCAAGCTGTCTGCGGACCGGTTGCCGCCCGCGGCCGAACACGTCGCCCGTTACGGCGGCGCTGAGGACGAAGAGACTCTGTTCAAATCACTGTCGTCGCCACCGAACGCGGACGCGGTTGTTGCCGCGTTTAGGGGGGTGCAGGCTCGTGGGGCGACGCTCAGCGCCGATGCGACGAAACACCTATTGGAGCACTCGCAGAACGCGATTCACGCGAGCGATTTTGCGGGGGGCCTCCCTCCCGCGGGTATTATCCGCGCGGTCTGGGGGCTGCGAGTGCTTAACGCACTTCCCACCGTTGCTGAGCGCGGAGCGAATGGACCGAAATTAACACCTCAATCCGTGACGGCCCTCGCGTCCGCGGTGGCCAGCTCGAAGGTGTCGGACGAGATCCGCATCGGGGCGGCGGAAGTGCTGCTCCGGTACGCGCCGGCGGAGAGTATTAATGCGGTGCGAAAGCAACTGGCGGAACCGAGCACTCCCGAGTCTGTGCGGGCGGGGTTCCTGATCGCCTTCGCTGCGTCAAACGTTCCTGGGGCGCAAGTCGAAGCCCGTGACGGGATGAAAAGCGTGCCGTATCGGATCGCGGTGCAGATCGCTCTAAACCTTGCGGGCACAAAAGGCGGCGCGGACGTTCTTCTTACCGCGGTCAAACAGGGGCAAGCGGCGCAGCGGTTGCTCCAGGAAAAGGCCGTGGTCGAACGGCTGAAAGCGTCTGGCGTGCCGAACTGGGAGAAGCAGGTCGCGGATTTAACGAAGGGGCTTCCGCCCGCGGACCAGCGGCTCGCGGAACTCATCAAGAAGCGCGCGACCGGGTTCGCGTCCGCTAAGGCCGATAAGGTTGAAGGCGCGAAACTGTTCGCGAAGCACTGTGCCGCGTGCCACAAGATCGGCGACCAGGGCGGGAAGATCGCCCCGCAACTCGATGGTATCGGCGTTCGAGGGGTGGAGCGCCTGCTCGAAGACGTGCTTGACCCGAACCGGAACGTCGATCAGGCGTTCCGCGCGCGGTCGATCACCACGAGTGACGACCGCACCATCACCGCGCTGATGCTTCGAGTGGAGGGCGAAGTATTGGTGGTCGCGGACCTGGAGGGCAAGGAAAAACGCATCCCGCTCAAAGAGATTACGCTGAACCGCGAAACGTTGCTTTCCGCAATGCCCGCAAACTTCAGTGACGTGATTCCCGAAGTCGACTTCTATCACATCATCGCGTACTTGCTCGACCAGAAGGCGAAAGACCCGCCGATGAAGTGA